A window of Sulfurimonas gotlandica GD1 contains these coding sequences:
- a CDS encoding class II aldolase and adducin N-terminal domain-containing protein, whose amino-acid sequence MNRQHLKNKLSTLSLSMFRKDFFGIYHGSLSAKTESNRFLINTKEAVFDAIDENSLIELYFKKDYRWSQASIDSNIHFSIYSQISDAKFVSFSMPPFTTAYSLEHNIITPKDYFGFKELGSIEIVDPKQFEDWYDRAQSEIAYYFQTKKTNIMVIRGYGVYAFNRDLHEMAKKLAILEKSCRLLMLDGSQKDYNFD is encoded by the coding sequence ATGAATAGACAACACCTAAAAAATAAATTGTCAACTCTATCATTATCTATGTTCAGAAAAGATTTTTTTGGAATTTATCACGGTTCTTTATCTGCAAAAACAGAATCAAATCGCTTTCTTATAAATACAAAAGAAGCAGTTTTTGATGCTATAGATGAGAATTCTCTCATTGAACTATATTTTAAAAAAGATTATAGATGGAGTCAAGCTAGTATAGACTCAAACATACACTTTAGCATCTACTCTCAAATATCAGATGCCAAATTTGTATCTTTTAGTATGCCTCCATTTACAACAGCTTACTCGCTTGAGCACAATATTATTACACCAAAAGACTACTTTGGTTTTAAAGAGCTTGGTTCGATTGAGATAGTTGATCCTAAGCAGTTTGAAGATTGGTATGACAGAGCACAAAGTGAGATAGCTTACTATTTTCAAACAAAAAAAACAAATATCATGGTTATACGCGGTTACGGCGTTTATGCTTTTAACAGAGACCTGCATGAAATGGCAAAAAAACTTGCCATCTTAGAAAAAAGCTGTAGGTTATTAATGCTTGACGGCTCTCAAAAAGATTACAATTTTGATTAG